The proteins below are encoded in one region of Helianthus annuus cultivar XRQ/B chromosome 2, HanXRQr2.0-SUNRISE, whole genome shotgun sequence:
- the LOC110924237 gene encoding uncharacterized protein LOC110924237 translates to MACASMRHWCSIRVPTVASASLQPETANSRVLVLGGTGRVGGSTAIALSKLSPDLRIVIAGRNREKGASMVATLGNNAEFAEVDINDAKSLDSALTDVDLVVHAAGPFQQTENCTVLEAAIRAKTAYLDVCDDTSYALRAKSFMNEALAAKVPAITTGGIYPGVSNLMAAELVRVAKSESKGEPERLRFYYYTAGTGGAGPTILATSFLLLGEEVTAYNKGEKIKLRPYSGMLNIDFGKGIGKKDVYLLNLPEVTSAHEVLGVPTVSARFGTAPFIWNWAMDAMTRFLPSEVLRDRSKVQEMVRLFDPVVRVIDGYAGERVSLRVDLECSGGRQTIGVFSHRSLSISVGYSVAAFALAVLEGNTQPGVWFPEQPEGIAVEARELLLERAAQGTINFVMHKAPWMVETNPKLVGLGIYV, encoded by the exons ATGGCGTGTGCTAGTATGCGCCACTGGTGCAGCATTAGGGTTCCGACGGTGGCTTCCGCCAGTCTACAACCGGAAACTGCCAATTCTAGGGTTCTAGTTCTCGGAGGAACCGGTAGAGTTGGTGGTTCCACCGCCATCGCTCTCTCCAAGCTTTCCCCTGACCTCCGCATCGTCATTGCTGGTCGTAACAG GGAAAAAGGTGCTAGTATGGTGGCTACACTCGGGAATAATGCTGAGTTTGCAGAAGTTGATATAAACGACGCTAAATCACTGGACTCCGCTTTGACTG ATGTCGATCTTGTGGTACACGCTGCAGGGCCATTTCAACAAACAGAAAATTGCACAGTTCTCGAAGCTGCCATACGGGCCAAG ACCGCATATCTGGATGTGTGTGATGATACAAGTTATGCATTGCGTGCAAAGTCATTTATGAACGAAGCATTGGCCGCAAAAGTTCCCGCAATAACTACCGGTGGAATCTATCCAGGCGTGAGCAATT TGATGGCAGCAGAGCTGGTACGTGTTGCAAAAAGCGAAAGTAAGGGTGAGCCTGAACGGCTGAG ATTCTACTACTACACAGCAGGAACCGGTGGTGCGGGCCCGACAATATTAGCCACTAGTTTTCTACTTCTTGGAGAGGAGGTTACTGCATATAACAAAG GAGAGAAAATCAAATTAAGACCGTATAGCGGAATGCTCAACATTGACTTTGGGAAAGGAATTGGGAAAAAAGACGTGTATCTATT GAACTTGCCAGAAGTGACAAGTGCACATGAGGTCCTTGGAGTTCCAACCGTTAGTGCTCGATTTGGAACTGCACCGTTTATCTGGAATTGGGCCATGGATGCAATGACTCGTTTCCTTCCTTCT GAAGTCCTAAGAGACAGAAGCAAAGTACAAGAGATGGTTCGGTTGTTTGATCCAGTAGTTCGCGTCATTGATGGCTATGCTGGAGAGCGCGTCTCATTAAGA GTTGATTTGGAGTGTTCAGGAGGACGACAAACAATCGGTGTTTTCAGTCATAGAAGCCTATCTAT ATCAGTTGGTTATTCGGTAGCTGCATTTGCTCTTGCTGTTCTTGAGGGTAACACGCAACCAGGCGTATGGTTTCCAGAACAG CCGGAAGGTATTGCCGTTGAAGCTCGGGAACTTCTCCTTGAACGTGCTGCACAAGGAACAATTAATTTCGTAATGCACAA GGCTCCATGGATGGTGGAAACAAATCCAAAGTTGGTTGGCCTTGGAATATATGTGTAA